A window of Arcobacter acticola genomic DNA:
TTACATCAAGAAGGAATTTCAAGTACTAGCATTGAATTAAATTCTGATACATTTGATACGTATATAAAAAACTATAATCCAGATATTGTAATGTTTGATAGATTTATGATGGAAGAACAGTTTGGGCATAGAGTAGAGGATAATTGTCCACGTGCATTAAAAATATTAGATACTGAAGATTTACAATGTTTAAGAAATGCAAGATATAGGGCATTAAAAGAAAATAGAGAAATGTCAAAAGCAGATTTATTCTCAGATTTAACAAAAAGAGAAATTGCAGCAATTCTAAGATGTGATATTTCATTAATAATTTCATCATATGAAATGAATCTTTTAATTGATACTTTTAAAATAGATAAATCAATACTTCATTACTTACCTTTTATGGTAGATTTAGAAAAATATCCAAAACAAAACAAACCTTTTGATCAAAGAGAACATTTTATGACAATAGGAAACTTCCGTCATGCTCCAAATTGGGATGTAGTTTTGTATTTACAAAAGATTTGGCCACTTATTAGAAAAGAACTCCCAAGAGCTCAATTACATATATATGGTTCATACCCACCACCAAAAGCAACAGCATTAAATAATCCAAAAACAGGTTTTTTAATAAAAGGTTGGGTTCAAAATGCCCATACTGTAATGGAAGAATCAAGATTATGTCTAGCGCCAATAAGATTTGGCGCAGGTATAAAGGGAAAGTTATTAGATGCAATGATTACACAAACACCAAGTATAACAACAACAATTGGAGCTGAGGGCATGTGTACTGATATAGAACAATGGCCTGGTGTAATTACAGATGATATGGAGGAATTTGCAAAAAATGCAATCTCCTTATATAAAGATGAAGATAAATGGATTGAGAAACAAAAAAATTGTAAGAACTTAATAGAATCAATATATGATAGTAAAATCCTAGGAAAAGAATTAATTTCTAAAATATTAGAAGTTGAACAAAATATTGAATCACATAGATTGGAAAATTTTACAGGTGCAATGTTAAAACATCATACAATGACAAGCACAAAATATATGTCACAGTGGATTGCAGCAAAAAATATGAATAAAAACATCTAAAAAGTAACAAAAAAATAAGAAAAAAACAAACAATTCTCCCCAAGACCCAATAAAAATAAAGTAAAAAAGAATAAAACAGTAAAAAATTGAAGAAATTGTAAAATTTGTACAAAAATCTCTTGACAAACCCATAGGAATCTATTATAATTCCCGTCCAATTTGACTGGAACGCATCAAACGAAAGTGTGATGGTAACGAGATAGTTTGAATGTGATGATCTTTAAAATAAATTATAACGTTTATAAAGTAATCTTTGTAAACCGAATATGTAATTCTTGTTGTTTAAATCTGTCAATTTATTCAGATTAAAAATAAGAATAATGTTAAATATATAAAACAAGAAAAGTATGGTAAAACATATTAAACTTGTCTATTAACTTATGAGTGATAATTTTGTAATTAGTAAAATAATACAGAAGAAGTCAAGTTCAAAAACTTCAATTTATGGAGAGTTTGATCCTGGCTCAGAGTGAACGCTGGCGGCGTGCTTAACACATGCAAGTCGAACGAGAACGGATTATAGCTTGCTATAATTGTCAGCTAAGTGGCGCACGGGTGAGTAATATATAGGTAACGTGCCCCAAAGAAGAGGATAACAGATGGAAACGTCTGCTAAGACTCTATATGCCTTTATGACAAAAGTCAGCAAGGGAAATATTTATAGCTTTGGGATCGGCCTGTACAGTATCAGTTAGTTGGTGAGGTAATGGCTCACCAAGACAATGACGCTTAACTGGTTTGAGAGGATGATCAGTCACACTGGAACTGAGACACGGTCCAGACTCCTACGGGAGGCAGCAGTGGGGAATATTGCACAATGGACGAAAGTCTGATGCAGCAACGCCGCGTGGAGGATGACACATTTCGGTGCGTAAACTCCTTTTATATGGGAAGATAATGACGGTACCATATGAATAAGCACCGGCTAACTCCGTGCCAGCAGCCGCGGTAATACGGAGGGTGCAAGCGTTACTCGGAATCACTGGGCGTAAAGAGCGTGTAGGCGGATAGGTAAGTCAGAAGTGAAATCCAATAGCTCAACTATTGAACTGCTTTTGAAACTGCTTATCTAGAATATGGGAGAGGTAGATGGAATTTCTGGTGTAGGGGTAAAATCCGTAGAGATCAGAAGGAATACCGATTGCGAAGGCGATCTACTGGAACATTATTGACGCTGAGACGCGAAAGCGTGGGGAGCAAACAGGATTAGATACCCTGGTAGTCCACGCCCTAAACGATGTACACTAGTTGTTGTGAGGCTCGACCTTGCAGTAATGCAGTTAACACATTAAGTGTACCGCCTGGGGAGTACGGTCGCAAGATTAAAACTCAAAGGAATAGACGGGGACCCGCACAAGCGGTGGAGCATGTGGTTTAATTCGACGATACACGAAGAACCTTACCTGGACTTGACATAGTAAGAACTTTCTAGAGATAGATTGGTGTCTGCTTGCAGAAACTTATATACAGGTGCTGCACGGCTGTCGTCAGCTCGTGTCGTGAGATGTTGGGTTAAGTCCCGCAACGAGCGCAACCCTCGTCATTAGTTGCTAACAGTTCGGCTGAGAACTCTAATGAGACTGCCTACGCAAGTAGGAGGAAGGTGAGGATGACGTCAAGTCATCATGGCCCTTACGTCCAGGGCTACACACGTGCTACAATGGGGTATACAAAGAGCAGCAATACGGTGACGTGGAGCAAATCTCAAAAATATCTCCCAGTTCGGATTGTAGTCTGCAACTCGACTACATGAAGTTGGAATCGCTAGTAATCGTAGATCAGCTATGCTACGGTGAATACGTTCCCGGGTCTTGTACTCACCGCCCGTCACACCATGGGAGTTGAACTCATTCGAAGCGGGGATGCTAAAATAGCTACCTTCCACAGTGGATTCAGCGACTGGGGTGAAGTCGTAACAAGGTAACCGTAGGAGAACCTGCGGTTGGATCACCTCCTTTCAGAGATAAGAGATCAGATTCGTTTCTGATTTCAAATATCAAATAAAGAAAATGGCAAAGATTTTATATATTCGGTTTATAAAGATTATTTAAATAGGTAGTAGGGGCCTATAGCTCAGCTGGCTAGAGCGCTCGACTGATAATCGTGAGGTCCCAGGTTCAAGTCCTGGTAGGCCCACCATGATAATCTTATAATGTTGAATGTTAAATTTTAAATGTTGAATTAATTTTTTTAATTCAAAATTCAGAATTTAGAATTCAAAATTATTAGTCCCAGGGGAATTAGCTCAGCTGGGAGAGCGCCTGCTTTGCACGCAGGAGGTCAGCGGTTCGATCCCGCTATTCTCCACCACCTATTTTAGAGTTCAGTAATCAGAGTTCAGTGCTCAGAAGATAGAATTTAAAGTTCAGTTATAATAATTTAGCTTGAGAGTAAAATTAAATATAAGTTCAAATTAGTTTGAATTTATATTTGATTTTCGAATCAAAACTTTTAGAGAAATCTAAAATGATATTTAAAAATATAATGTTAAAGTCTTTAATTTTTTCGTTTAATTTACGTTCGAAAGAACATAATTTAAAAACAAAAATTTAATTATCTAAAAATTGTTACCTTGAAAAAACTTGTTTTTTTAAGATAATTTGAAATAGATAGAACACAACTAATTTTATTAAGATGTAAGAGTTGATGATTAGATTCATTAATTTAAATATGTTTAATAAGATAGTAGCCAAAGAATAATTATCAAAAATGCGACAGAATTTAATTCTGTTTATTAATAAGCTATTAAGGGCTAATGGTGGATGCCTAGATTGTAAGAGGCGATGAAGGACGTATTAGGCTGCGATAAGCCCCGGGGAGCTGCCAAAGAGCTTTGATCCGAGGATTTCCGAATGGGGCAACCCAGTATAATGAGAATTATATTACCCTACGGGGAGCTAACCTGGTGAAGTGAAACATCTCAGTAGCCAGAGGAAGAGAAATCAAACGAGATTCCGTCAGTAGCGGCGAGCGAACGCGGATTAGGACAAACCCAATGCTTGCATTGGGGGTTGTAGGACCATGATATGAGACTAAAGAAGATAGATGAAATACTTGGAAAAGTGTAGCATAGAAGGTGAAACTCCTGTAATTTAAATTTTCAATAGCTCTAATGGTATCCTGAGTAGGTCGGAACACGTGATATTTTGACTGAAACTGGGGGGACCACCCTCCAATCCTAAATACTACTTACAAATCGATAGTGAACAAGTACCGTGAGGGAAAGGTGAAAAGTACTCCAGCGAGGAGAGTGAAATAGAACCTGAAACCATTAGCTTACAATCATTCAGAGCCCTATGATTTATCAGGGTGATGGACTGCCTTTTGCATAATGAGCCTGCGAGTTGTGGTGTCTGGCAAGGTTAAGTCAAGTACGAAGCCGTAGCGAAAGCGAGTCTTAATAGGGCGAAATAGGGTCCCCATTAAGAACTTTATGTTCTTAATGGGTTCCCTTAGTCAGATGCTGCAGACCCGAAACGAAGTGATCTATCCATGAGCAGGTTGAAGCTGGTGTAAGAGCCAG
This region includes:
- a CDS encoding glycosyltransferase, coding for MKKILVIGYVWPEPNSSAAGSHIMSIMRLFLSQNWQVEFCTPCSISEHMIDLHQEGISSTSIELNSDTFDTYIKNYNPDIVMFDRFMMEEQFGHRVEDNCPRALKILDTEDLQCLRNARYRALKENREMSKADLFSDLTKREIAAILRCDISLIISSYEMNLLIDTFKIDKSILHYLPFMVDLEKYPKQNKPFDQREHFMTIGNFRHAPNWDVVLYLQKIWPLIRKELPRAQLHIYGSYPPPKATALNNPKTGFLIKGWVQNAHTVMEESRLCLAPIRFGAGIKGKLLDAMITQTPSITTTIGAEGMCTDIEQWPGVITDDMEEFAKNAISLYKDEDKWIEKQKNCKNLIESIYDSKILGKELISKILEVEQNIESHRLENFTGAMLKHHTMTSTKYMSQWIAAKNMNKNI